Genomic DNA from Natrinema saccharevitans:
CGACGCGTCCGTAGAGTTCCGCCATGATCTCCGGGAGCGGCACGCCCTTCGCGATGTACTGTCCGATCAGCCGGGCGCCGCCGACGGCCAGCCAGTCGTCGTCGTCCATCGCGGCGCCCATTCCGACGTGTGATCCTTCGTGACCGCCACTGAGGTGTACGAATCCCGGAATCTCTCCCTCTCCGAACCGCTCTTTCGTCTCCTCCTCGAAGACGTCGATGCGGAGCATCTCCTCGAGGAAGTCTCTCGCCAGTTCGTCGTCGACGCTAACTTTTTGTGTCATGTGATCTCACAGTATGGGGTTGCTTCGGTGAGGCGTATAAAACTATCCCAGGTGATACGTCCGACGGAAGGGACCACGGGACGGTACAACTCGAGTATGGAGAACGGAGATCGAAATCGGTCCGTCGACGGACCGGTCGGCCACCCGTACTTTCTTATGGAAGACTCGCCTCTTTGGAGCCGAATGCGAGGGTTACGAGACAAGACTGCGGTGATCACGGGCGGTGCCTCGGGTATCGGACGCGCGACGGCCCACCGACTGGCAGAGGAAGGCGTCGACGTCGTCGTTACCGATATCGACGCCGACGGCGGCGAAACGACCGTCGAGCAGATCGAGACGAACGACGCGGCGGACGGGACCGCCGAGTTCCGTCCGCTCGACGTCAGCGACTACGACCGGTTCGAGGAGTGCTTGCTCGCCGTCGCGGAGAGCTACGGCGGACTGGACGTTCTGTTCAATAACGCCGGCGTCGGCGAAGCGCGCTCCTTTCGCGAAACGACGCGCGACCACAGGGACGAACTGATCGACGTGAATCTGAACGGCGTGTAGAACGGGTGTCACGCCGCCCTCCCCATCTTCGAGGAGAACGGCGGCGGAGCCGTCGTCAACACGGCGTCGATGGCGGGCTGGAAACCGGCGCCGATCACGACCTACGCGCTCACGAAAGCGGCAGTGCTTCACTTCACGCGGTCCGTCGCCGGTGAGTTCGCTCAGTACGACGTGCGCATCAACGCGGTCTGCCCGGGTCTGATCGATACGGCGATGACCGACGAGTGGTACTCCGCAGAAGAACAGGAGGCCATGCGCCGACAGACGGCGCTCGACCGCTGGGCCGACCCGGAAGAGGTCGCGTCCTGCGTCGCGTTCCTGGCCAGCGAGGACGCGTCGTACGTGACCGGCCGCACGATGAAAGTCGACGCCGGCTACGTCTGAACGGCTGGTATACGGTAGTCGGTACAGTACGCCGTCCGGTTGCTCAAAACGGGTCAAGGAAGCGGTCGGGCGTGACGAGTGACGCCACAGACCGACTCGAAGGAGATCGTGAGACACCGTCCGAAAACGGGTCTCGCCGAACGAGTCGATCGATACTAGGGCGGGAATGTGTGACACGTACTCTTATGTCGATCGCCGACGAACCGCTCAATCGCAGGGGTGAATCCCGCCTCGTAGCTGCCAAATCCAGCCACTACTGCCGCCCCTGCTCATGGAATCCCGTGTCTGGCCGGTTCCCGACGGCCGTTCACCGTTCGTTTCGGAACAACCGTTCGATCAGATCCCCTCCCGTCCTTGTGCGAGTTGGGGCACGAGAACAGTTCGGTATCGCCCTGACGAACTGAAATCGCGGCTTCAGCTACGCATTCGATCGATCGCCCTCGAGAGACCGATTGATCGGTTTCCGGCCTCTATCGAATACGTCGCACAGTCACCACAGCGTGAGAGTCGCTCGTCAACTCTCTGTTCTCATCAACCGTCGGCAGCTGTCTCGTCGAAGTACTCCGCTCGGCGAGCGGCTTTCCGTTTCTGTCGCTGCTGCTGTGCTTCCTCGGCCATCATCCCCGTGTGCCAGTCGACGCCTTCGTCCGTCTCGAGAGTGACGGACGTCACCCCCTCGATGGCCCCGACCCGCTCGTCGATTTCCTCGACGAAGTAGGGGAGTTGCATACAGAAGGGCGTGGTGAGTCGCATCGAGACGGTAACGTGGCCCTCATCGATGTCGACTGCGTCGAGGAGGCCCATCTCGATAATACTGAGGTCCGTTCCGTTGGCCGCGCTACACGGGTCGACAACCTCGTCCAGTCGCTCGCGGATCCGGTCCTCTAGGGCGGACATCACGCCACCTCGCCGTTCGTCGTCGAGTACGGTTCTGCAAGTTCTCCGTCCGGTTGTGCAACATCGAACTCGTCGTCCTCGAGACGAGCGCGGGCCTCGTCGATGTCGAGACCGATGAGATTCGCGTAGTTCTCGCCGAGGATCTTCCGCTTGTGGTCGTCGGTGATCTGCGGGAGTTCACCCATCATACTGGTGTTCTTGCGGACCGCCTCGGAGAACTCGAAGTCGCGGAACGCTTCGAGTTGGGGCCGCGGGTGGACGGACATCGCTCCCGAACTCCAGAACAGCCGGTCCATACCGTCTTCGCCAAGGAAACTGATCAATTCGGCCAACAACTCGCCGAACCGCCGTTCGTTACCGAGCAGAATAGCCGGCA
This window encodes:
- a CDS encoding metal-sulfur cluster assembly factor; protein product: MSALEDRIRERLDEVVDPCSAANGTDLSIIEMGLLDAVDIDEGHVTVSMRLTTPFCMQLPYFVEEIDERVGAIEGVTSVTLETDEGVDWHTGMMAEEAQQQRQKRKAARRAEYFDETAADG